A DNA window from Arachis duranensis cultivar V14167 chromosome 3, aradu.V14167.gnm2.J7QH, whole genome shotgun sequence contains the following coding sequences:
- the LOC107476594 gene encoding auxin-induced protein X10A-like, which yields MGFRLPAIRRASSAVSQESSKAVEVPNGYLAVYVGDKMKRFVIPISYLNQPLFQELLSQAEEEFGYDHPMGGLTIPCKEDAFMDLITSRLNGL from the coding sequence ATGGGCTTTCGCTTACCAGCTATTAGAAGAGCATCATCTGCTGTTAGCCAAGAATCTTCCAAAGCTGTGGAAGTTCCGAACGGCTATCTCGCAGTCTATGTTGGAGACAAAATGAAGCGGTTTGTGATTCCaatttcatatttaaatcaacCTTTGTTTCAAGAGTTACTAAGCCAAGCAGAAGAAGAATTTGGATATGATCATCCAATGGGAGGTCTCACTATTCCTTGCAAAGAGGATGCTTTCATGGACCTCATCACTTCTCGCTTGAATGGATTATAA
- the LOC127745640 gene encoding TMV resistance protein N-like, with protein sequence MDCMRIQSPLSVEKNWKYDVFVSFRGETRFNFTDHLYAALRRHGILAFRDDTRLEKGGPISAGLLQAIEGSQILIVVFSINYASSTWCLQELAKIADCIETRGQRVLPVFYDVSPTEVRRQSGNYEEAFMKHEQRFKDDGEMMEQVRRWRAALTQVANLSGWDVKKDKSVTPSMFCYLFF encoded by the coding sequence ATGGATTGCATGAGAATCCAAAGCCCCTTATCTGTTGAGAAGAATTGGAAATATGATGTGTTTGTGAGTTTTAGAGGCGAGACTCGCTTCAACTTCACCGATCATCTTTATGCTGCTCTCCGCAGACACGGCATACTTGCCTTCAGGGATGATACTAGGCTCGAGAAAGGAGGACCTATATCAGCAGGCCTTCTGCAAGCTATTGAAGGATCACAGATTCTGATTGTTGTCTTCTCTATCAACTATGCTTCTTCCACATGGTGCTTGCAAGAGCTCGCAAAGATAGCTGACTGCATTGAAACACGGGGACAGCGTGTTCTGCCAGTTTTCTATGATGTGAGTCCAACTGAGGTGAGAAGGCAAAGTGGAAATTATGAAGAAGCCTTTATGAAACATGAACAAAGATTCAAAGATGATGGTGAGATGATGGAGCAAGTGCGAAGATGGAGGGCGGCTCTAACACAAGTAGCTAATCTCTCTGGCTGGGATGTGAAGAAGGATAAGTCAGTAACCCCTTCTATGTTTTGCTATCTATTCTTCTGA